DNA from Castellaniella sp. MT123:
TCTCGATCAGTTCGAAGTCTTCCTTGCGCGCGCCACATTCCGGGCACACCCAGTTGGGAGGCACGTCTTCCCAGCGGGTGCCGGGCGCGATCCCGTCTTCCGGGAAGCCGGCCGCTTCGTCATAGATCCAGCC
Protein-coding regions in this window:
- a CDS encoding rubredoxin; translated protein: MRTWMCLICGWIYDEAAGFPEDGIAPGTRWEDVPPNWVCPECGARKEDFELIEI